From one Anopheles cruzii chromosome 3, idAnoCruzAS_RS32_06, whole genome shotgun sequence genomic stretch:
- the LOC128272109 gene encoding venom serine protease Bi-VSP-like isoform X1, whose protein sequence is MRQLALVVLLCVTVQKVQPQVGRSCYTPNGQIGVCQVFQNCGSLIRLYQYNRNQQTVNFLLASQRSCGSRSYNGNPVLCCSDGVQYDQTTTSSPFVEVTTAPAPSTPAPAPQRTADCIGPNQLEGNCVSIRNCPEVLSEFLTRQSDPTYVRYIQQSNAICNYVQPFVCCPSQRATVPPAPPAPPTEPPAPVTPAPTQAPPPPPPPPPPPATPDSAVGPARLLTPETGCGFSQVEHNRVVGGVPAALNGWPWMALVGYKNALGEVSFKCGGSLITKRHVLTAAHCIRSDLSSVRLGEYDTSTDAETNHVDVPVTRYETHPSYDKKDGHTDLAVLFMASEVQFSDAIKPICLPLTETIRSRDFTGYTPFVAGWGRTQEGGKSATVLQELQIPIITNDECRTLYTKIGKVFSPKQFDNAVMCAGRIEGGQDSCQGDSGGPLMLPQRTGTEFYYYQVGIVSYGIGCARAQVPGVYTRVATFVDWIQQKVAEPL, encoded by the exons TTGGCAGATCCTGCTATACCCCCAATGGTCAGATAGGCGTGTGTCAGGTGTTTCAGAACTGCGGGTCTCTGATCCGACTGTATCAGTACAACCGCAACCAGCAGACGGTCAATTTCCTGCTCGCTTCCCAGCGAAGCTGCGGCAGTCGCAGCTACAATGGGAACCCGGTGCTCTGCTGCAGTGACGGTGTGCAGTACGACCAAACTACTACCTCGTCTCCTTTTGTAGAGGTCACTACGGCGCCGGCACCgtcgacaccggcaccggctcctCAGCGTACCGCCGACTGCATCGGACCGAACCAACTCGAAGGCAACTGCGTCA GTATTCGCAACTGTCCCGAAGTGCTGAGTGAGTTTTTGACGCGCCAGAGTGACCCGACGTATGTGCGCTACATCCAACAGTCAAATGCAATCTGCAACTACGTCCAGCCTTTTGTCTGCTGTCCGAGCCAGCGGGCAACGGTTCCACCTgcaccgccagcgccaccgacCGAGCCACCGGCACCCGTTACTCCCGCTCCCACGCAGGCACCgcctcctccaccaccaccaccgccaccaccggcaacccCGGACAGCGCGGTCGGTCCAGCCAGACTCCTGACGCCCGAGACGGGCTGTGGCTTCAGTCAGGTCGAGCACAACCGCGTGGTCGGCGGAGTGCCGGCCGCCCTGAACGGTTGGCCCTGGATGGCGCTCGTCGGCTATAAGAATGCCCTTGGCGAAGTGTCGTTCAAGTGTGGCGGCTCGCTTATCACCAAGCGCCACGTGCTGACGGCGGCCCACTGCATTCGCAGCGATCT CTCGTCGGTGCGCCTGGGAGAGTATGACACGTCCACGGACGCGGAAACTAATCACGTCGATGTTCCTGTAACTCGG TATGAAACGCACCCGTCGTACGATAAGAAGGACGGTCACACCGATTTGGCGGTCCTGTTTATGGCGTCGGAGGTCCAGTTCAGCG ATGCCATCAAGCCGATCTGTTTGCCCTTGACCGAAACGATCCGCAGCAGGGACTTCACCGGATACACCCCGTTCGTGGCCGGCTGGGGTCGCACGCAGGAGGGTGGCAAGTCGGCCACCGTGCTGCAGGAACTGCAGATTCCGATCATCACCAACGACGAGTGCCGCACGCTGTACACCAAGATCGGCAAGGTGTTCTCGCCGAAGCAGTTCGACAATGCGGTCATGTGCGCCGGGCGGATCGAGGGCGGCCAGGACTCGTGCCAGGGTGACAGTGGTGGGCCGCTGATGCTGCCCCAGCGTACCGGTACCGAGTTTTACTACTACCAGGTGGGCATCGTTTCGTACGGCATCGGGTGTGCACGGGCTCAAGTTCCCGGTGTCTACACCCGCGTGGCCACGTTCGTCGACTGGATCCAACAGAAGGTGGCCGAGCCACTGTAG
- the LOC128272109 gene encoding venom protease-like isoform X2: MRQLALVVLLCVTVQKVQPQEVTTAPAPSTPAPAPQRTADCIGPNQLEGNCVSIRNCPEVLSEFLTRQSDPTYVRYIQQSNAICNYVQPFVCCPSQRATVPPAPPAPPTEPPAPVTPAPTQAPPPPPPPPPPPATPDSAVGPARLLTPETGCGFSQVEHNRVVGGVPAALNGWPWMALVGYKNALGEVSFKCGGSLITKRHVLTAAHCIRSDLSSVRLGEYDTSTDAETNHVDVPVTRYETHPSYDKKDGHTDLAVLFMASEVQFSDAIKPICLPLTETIRSRDFTGYTPFVAGWGRTQEGGKSATVLQELQIPIITNDECRTLYTKIGKVFSPKQFDNAVMCAGRIEGGQDSCQGDSGGPLMLPQRTGTEFYYYQVGIVSYGIGCARAQVPGVYTRVATFVDWIQQKVAEPL, encoded by the exons AGGTCACTACGGCGCCGGCACCgtcgacaccggcaccggctcctCAGCGTACCGCCGACTGCATCGGACCGAACCAACTCGAAGGCAACTGCGTCA GTATTCGCAACTGTCCCGAAGTGCTGAGTGAGTTTTTGACGCGCCAGAGTGACCCGACGTATGTGCGCTACATCCAACAGTCAAATGCAATCTGCAACTACGTCCAGCCTTTTGTCTGCTGTCCGAGCCAGCGGGCAACGGTTCCACCTgcaccgccagcgccaccgacCGAGCCACCGGCACCCGTTACTCCCGCTCCCACGCAGGCACCgcctcctccaccaccaccaccgccaccaccggcaacccCGGACAGCGCGGTCGGTCCAGCCAGACTCCTGACGCCCGAGACGGGCTGTGGCTTCAGTCAGGTCGAGCACAACCGCGTGGTCGGCGGAGTGCCGGCCGCCCTGAACGGTTGGCCCTGGATGGCGCTCGTCGGCTATAAGAATGCCCTTGGCGAAGTGTCGTTCAAGTGTGGCGGCTCGCTTATCACCAAGCGCCACGTGCTGACGGCGGCCCACTGCATTCGCAGCGATCT CTCGTCGGTGCGCCTGGGAGAGTATGACACGTCCACGGACGCGGAAACTAATCACGTCGATGTTCCTGTAACTCGG TATGAAACGCACCCGTCGTACGATAAGAAGGACGGTCACACCGATTTGGCGGTCCTGTTTATGGCGTCGGAGGTCCAGTTCAGCG ATGCCATCAAGCCGATCTGTTTGCCCTTGACCGAAACGATCCGCAGCAGGGACTTCACCGGATACACCCCGTTCGTGGCCGGCTGGGGTCGCACGCAGGAGGGTGGCAAGTCGGCCACCGTGCTGCAGGAACTGCAGATTCCGATCATCACCAACGACGAGTGCCGCACGCTGTACACCAAGATCGGCAAGGTGTTCTCGCCGAAGCAGTTCGACAATGCGGTCATGTGCGCCGGGCGGATCGAGGGCGGCCAGGACTCGTGCCAGGGTGACAGTGGTGGGCCGCTGATGCTGCCCCAGCGTACCGGTACCGAGTTTTACTACTACCAGGTGGGCATCGTTTCGTACGGCATCGGGTGTGCACGGGCTCAAGTTCCCGGTGTCTACACCCGCGTGGCCACGTTCGTCGACTGGATCCAACAGAAGGTGGCCGAGCCACTGTAG